From the Pongo pygmaeus isolate AG05252 chromosome X, NHGRI_mPonPyg2-v2.0_pri, whole genome shotgun sequence genome, one window contains:
- the MSN gene encoding moesin, protein MPKTISVRVTTMDAELEFAIQPNTTGKQLFDQVVKTIGLREVWFFGLQYQDTKGFSTWLKLNKKVTAQDVRKESPLLFKFRAKFYPEDVSEELIQDITQRLFFLQVKEGILNDDIYCPPETAVLLASYAVQSKYGDFNKEVHKSGYLAGDKLLPQRVLEQHKLNKDQWEERIQVWHEEHRGMLREDAVLEYLKIAQDLEMYGVNYFSIKNKKGSELWLGVDALGLNIYEQNDRLTPKIGFPWSEIRNISFNDKKFVIKPIDKKAPDFVFYAPRLRINKRILALCMGNHELYMRRRKPDTIEVQQMKAQAREEKHQKQMERAMLENEKKKREMAEKEKEKIEREKEELMERLKQIEEQTKKAQQELEEQTRRALELEQERKRAQSEAEKLAKERQEAEEAKEALLQASRDQKKTQEQLALEMAELTARISQLEMARQKKESEAVEWQQKAQMVQEDLEKTRAELKTAMSTPHVAEPAENEQDEQDENGAEASADLRADAMAKDRSEEERTTEAEKNERVQKHLKALTSELANARDESKKTANDMIHAENMRLGRDKYKTLRQIRQGNTKQRIDEFESM, encoded by the exons ATCAGTGTGCGTGTGACCACCATGGATGCAGAGCTGGAGTTTGCCATCCAGCCCAACACCACCGGGAAGCAGCTATTTGACCAG gTGGTGAAAACTATTGGCTTGAGGGAAGTTTGGTTCTTTGGTCTGCAGTACCAGGACACTAAAGGTTTCTCCACCTGGCTGAAACTCAATAAGAAG GTGACTGCCCAGGACGTGCGGAAGGAAAGCCCCCTGCTCTTTAAGTTCCGTGCCAAGTTCTACCCCGAGGATGTGTCCGAGGAATTGATTCAGGACATCACTCAGCGCCTGTTCTTTCTGCAAGTGAAAGAGGGCATTCTCAATGATGATATTTACTGCCCGCCTGAGACCGCTGTGCTGCTGGCCTCGTATGCTGTCCAGTCTAAGTATGGCGACTTCAACAAGGAAGTGCATAAGTCTGGCTACCTGGCCGGAGACAAGTTGCTCCCACAGAG AGTCCTGGAACAGCACAAACTCAACAAGGACCAGTGGGAGGAGCGGATCCAGGTGTGGCATGAGGAACACCGTGGCATGCTCAG GGAGGATGCTGTCCTGGAATATCTGAAGATTGCTCAAGATCTGGAGATGTATGGTGTGAACTACTTCAGCATCAAGAACAAGAAAGGCTCAGAGCTGTGGCTGGGGGTGGATGCCCTGGGTCTCAACATCTATGAGCAGAATGACAG ACTAACTCCCAAGATAGGCTTCCCCTGGAGTGAAATCAGGAACATCTCTTTCAATGATAAGAAATTTGTCATCAAGCCCATTGACAAAAAAGCCCCG GACTTTGTCTTCTATGCTCCCCGGCTGCGGATTAACAAGCGGATCTTGGCCTTGTGCATGGGGAACCATGAACTATACATGCGCCGTCGTAAGCCTGACACCATTGAGGTGCAGCAGATGAAGGCACAGGCCCGGGAGGAGAAGCACCAGAAGCAGATGGAGCG TGctatgctggaaaatgagaaGAAGAAGCGTGAAAtggcagaaaaggagaaagagaagattgAACGGGAGAAGGAGGAGCTGatggagaggctgaagcagatcGAGGAACAGACTAAGAAGGCTCAGCAAG AACTGGAAGAACAGACCCGTAGGGCTCTGGAACTTGAGCAGGAACGGAAGCGTGCCCAGAGCGAGGCTGAAAAGCTAGCCAAGGAGCGTCAAGAAGCTGAAGAGGCCAAGGAGGCCTTGCTGCAGGCCTCCCGGGACCAGAAAAAGACTCAGGAACAGCTG GCCTTGGAAATGGCAGAGCTGACAGCTCGAATCTCCCAGCTGGAGATGGCCCGACAGAAGAAGGAGAGTGAGGCTGTGGAGTGGCAGCAGAAG GCCCAGATGGTACAGGAAGACTTGGAGAAGACCCGTGCTGAGCTGAAGACTGCCATGAGTACACCTCATGTGGCAGAGCCTGCTGAGAATGAGCAGGATGAGCAGGATGAGAATGGGGCAGAGGCTAGTGCTGACCTACGGGCTGATGCTATGGCCAAGGACCGCAGTGAGGAGGAACGTACCACTGAGGCAGAGAAGAATGAGCGTGTGCAGAAGCACCTGAAG GCCCTCACTTCGGAGCTGGCCAATGCCCGAGATGAGTCCAAGAAGACTGCCAATGACATGATCCATGCTGAGAACATGCGGCTGGGCCGAGACAAATACAAGACCCTGCGCCAGATCCGGCAGGGCAACACCAAGCAGCGCATTGATGAATTTGAGTCTATGTAA